The genomic interval CAGCTCGGACGGGGTGCTACGGTCGATCTGTCGCAGGAACTCGAGAAACTCCCTGGCCCTGTGTCGCTGAGTGATACGGCCCATGACCTTGCCCGTCAGGATGTCGAAGGCGACATACAAGCTGGCCGTCCCATGACGCTTGTAGTCATGCGTCCGCCGCTCAACCTGCCCGGATTTGAGCGGCAGCATGGACTGCGTGCGATCCAGCGCCTGGATCTGCGTTTTTTCATCAACAGACAGCACAAGGGCGTTGTCGGGCGGATTCAAGTACAGCCCGACGACATCGACCACTTTGTCTGCAAAGTGCGGATCGTTACTGATCTTGAAGGTTTTCAACCGGTGCGGTTTAAGATCGGCAGCCGCCCACACCTGTGCGACTTGCCAGAGGCTGACCCCAGCGTACCTGGCCATCAATCGCAGGCTCCAGTGGGTAGCCTCGTGCGGCACCCGCTGGGTCGTCAGCGTCAGGATTTCCTTGATCTTCGCCTCGTCGAGCTTGCGCGGTGCTCCACTGCGCCGCAGGTCGCTCAGTCCCTCAAGGCCAGCCTCCTGATAGCGCTTGCGCCATTTGAAGATCACTGGCGCGGAGACGTGCAGCTGCTCGCTGATCTCCCTGGGCGTGAGGCCATTGGCCAGCAGCAACAGGATTCTGGCTCGCTGGCCGATGCTCTGAGGCAGCGCCCCCATGCGCAGCCAGCCTTGCAGCTTATCGGCATCACCGGGGTTCAAGAGAAAAGGAGCTGCTGGCCGGGCCATATGAATGCTCAATCCAGGGCGATAGAGCGCACAGTATACTGGCCTGGCATTGGATTAACGAACTTTACAGACAGTCCACTAGTACACCGGCACCGTGACGCTGGAACTCGTTCGCGCGCAGAGCTTCGATCAGTACGGGGCCTACAACTTCAAGCTGGAAGTGCCGGGCTATGGCACATACCTCGGGCAGGCTGCCGCGCAGGGCACCCATATGGGGGTCTACTTCGCCCTTACCGATCAGAGCACCCGGGACAATGGCACGGGGATCGCGTCACTCGTCCGGAACGAGGCCGGGAAATGGACCTTCGACAAGTATTACTACGAGCCCGAATTCAAGGGCGGCAACTTCGGGACCGAGAAATGCGTGCAGCGCTGAAGTAGTTTTTGAGACTTTATTGAGTCGCGCCTACGGGCCCGAAGAGCCGCAAGCCCGTGGCTATCAGGCCTTCACTGGCAAGGAAAGCGACGAAGGAAGGACTCGAACTGCGATTCCGATCCTTTTCCCGCACGAGGCAATTGGGCAGGCCAGCCACGACTCAAGTCATACCCCTGAGCCCTGAGCAGATCCCGCCGCGCCGAATCCCACCAGACATCGCGACATGCCTGCGCGTAGCCGCTTGAAGGCAGGAAGCTGCCATACATGAGCTTCTTGCCGATCTGGCGCAGTTCCGGATTCACGCCCTTGAGTCGCCATTTGATCTGCAGACGGCGCAGCACTGACGGACAGGGTCTTTGCCTCGGTACTTCCCGGCTCAGGGAAACCAGCTTCCGGCTGAAGTCTTCACCGTACCGCGCAAAGAAGACTTCCTGCATGGCATGGAAGAAGGCCTTTTGCGCATAGTAGTGATGAATGATGCCGCGCCCTTCGCTGACCACCCTGTCCCGGAGGGCGAACGACAGTGCGATCTGCTCGACCGTATGCAGCCGGGAGGCATGCTCGCCCCATTGATCGATCCTTGCGATGACCTCTTCGATCAGAGGCGCATCCTGTCTCGAGATTCCGCACAGGCCGCTGTTGTAGAGCCTCAGCTCGTCGGGCGGGCGCTGGCCGCTGGCTTCCAGGGCTGTCGCCAGTTGCGAATAGGCGGGGCGAGTGACTGCTTCCTTCCAGTGCCACTCGAATTCGTCGACGAGATACCTTCCAGGCCCGACCTTGCCGAAGAGGCTGCCGGGCGCAGCCAGGAAAAGGGTGTCGCAATCGATGAATACGGTCTTCTCCGCCCAGCCTGCGGCCAGGGCAATCGCGCAGGCCTTGCGTCTATGGACATAGCCGAAGTTTCCGGCCCATTTATCCAGGGTTATCGAGTCCAGCGGAATGATATCCACAGGCCAGCCTTCGAACGCCTGTGGATCATCGGTCATCAGCCGGATAACGAAACCGTTCGGTTTGTCATGCCTGGCCAGGGCGGTGAGTATGCTGAACTTGGCTTCGTACCTGTAGGCCGGTTTCTTCCCGTAGAGCAGGTACAGCAATTGATTGGCTGGCTGCATCATGGCGGTGACGAAATCGGGGAGGCTGCCTTGGCACCTTGCCGAAAGGGCTTTTCGAGGGCCGATCCGGTTATGCCCGACCGGCGAAGTTTCGGAGACGAACATGCACATATCGCCTCCCAAACGGGATCAAGTCGAATGAGCAAGATGGGAAAGATACCCACAGACCGTGGACGGTTTGCATCCACAGTCGAAACATGCTGGGCATCTAAGACAGCAGTGTCAGACATGGCTTTCCCTGACCTCCCTCCTCGTCGGTGGATCCGGTCGGCGTGCAGAAAGCCCCCCGAATCCTGGCCACAAGAGTAGCCTTGCCCGAGCAGTCGGCCAGTCGGCGGCGCCGGGACACGCCGAGGGGCATCCCATGTGCTGCAGGAGTGCCTTTCCAGATTCACGAGTGCCCTTCGGTCACTTGGGGAAACGCTGTTTCAGACGATGCTCTGGTGGATCCGGCTTCCTCATCGGAACGCTTCAGGCAGCGCCTCGTTATATGAGCCGGCTTCAACCGGCATGCTCTTCTTTCCGGCCTCGTCATGGCACTCTCCTTGGATCGACCTCTGGCGCCGTTCTGGGGCTTCCGTTCGGCGCCATCCTGCTGGTGCCGGCCCTGTGTGTCGGACACACACACGGGATTCGCCAGATACGCAAAGCTCCTTTCATGGATCGCAACCCTCGGAGATTTGTCATGAAGTTCCGCCATCGCCGCCAGCCGCCTTCCTCTCGCGTCCGGCTGGCGGGATACCCTCTGTGGCTGTGCCTGCCGGCTCTCGCTCTTTGCCTGTCCGCAACGCTGCCGAGCGCGGCATCGGAAGCCCCCATCGATTGCGGGGCGGCCGTTTCCACGCCGGATCTCAATCACTGCGCCGCCCTCGAACAGGCGAAGGTCGAGCGCAAGCTCAATGCCGCCTACCAGAAGCTGGTGCAGCAGTTGTCCCAGCCGGACACGGAACTCGATGACTACACCGCAATGCGTCAGAAGCTGCTCGAGGCCCAGCGGGCATGGATCAGGTTCCGCGAAGCCGACTGCGCCGTGCAGTACGCCATGCACGCCTCGGGTACGATCCGCACCCTGGTCCATATCGGCTGCATGCAGGAGCGGGCGGAGCAGCGCATCAAGGAGC from Azotobacter salinestris carries:
- a CDS encoding IS630 family transposase — protein: MARPAAPFLLNPGDADKLQGWLRMGALPQSIGQRARILLLLANGLTPREISEQLHVSAPVIFKWRKRYQEAGLEGLSDLRRSGAPRKLDEAKIKEILTLTTQRVPHEATHWSLRLMARYAGVSLWQVAQVWAAADLKPHRLKTFKISNDPHFADKVVDVVGLYLNPPDNALVLSVDEKTQIQALDRTQSMLPLKSGQVERRTHDYKRHGTASLYVAFDILTGKVMGRITQRHRAREFLEFLRQIDRSTPSELDLHVILDNGSTHKTVAVKEWLGKHPRFKLHFTPTSASWLNAVEGWFAQLERRALYRDTFSSVADLRAAIRRFIEAHNEHSAKPFRWNKTAESIIGSVHRAKLAVIRNELLD
- a CDS encoding lysozyme inhibitor LprI family protein gives rise to the protein MKFRHRRQPPSSRVRLAGYPLWLCLPALALCLSATLPSAASEAPIDCGAAVSTPDLNHCAALEQAKVERKLNAAYQKLVQQLSQPDTELDDYTAMRQKLLEAQRAWIRFREADCAVQYAMHASGTIRTLVHIGCMQERAEQRIKELENYVPY